Proteins encoded together in one Hydrogenispora ethanolica window:
- a CDS encoding BglG family transcription antiterminator, with the protein MTINLSSREKKIIKTLLSAETYVSVENIANQMDVSPKTVRNDLENINSALKMLKIGEIIKKPRNGISLTLAAGQAERLEQLIAQSEVESRNDGLVDRKLYIIRKLLFSYERSFTMQEIATALYTSRSSVSNLLNEVADWFRPFGITLSKRQNYGIEIHYTELNWRKAAADFYRMLQEAGGTTPEAGAPQSLFEERISPADLALIRRMLDGFDAAKAAAALSDLERNEHFRYTYESYLRLVLQISFSIIRQRKRCPVVLPAEQAAIVAPSREYRLAQELAKPLEKGYQVRFTEPEVLHLAAYMLASDISAIEDAAVRREIFSQSGKLERFFEELTRFIDDTLHVNLALDENFAGDLRLHLRSAVYRLQFAIRVRNPFLAQIKEGYPTIYGAAWGSSVLFEKYFDVEVNEDEIGYLTLYISAAAQRTPEKVRAVVVCNHGIGISQLIAESVKRTVPDLEVVGVLSAAEYQRWDSVAYDLVISTLPLLTQSKPVVTVNSILKAADIERIGEQIRLSKRSKIRQDAAADGPVRWGFFDPELIFVDLDAADKQEVIRYLAAALVKRGRVMPEFLQAALDRESAISTAVGQGIAIPHGNSQYVKRSAIAVARLKRPLLWAEQEKVDLVLLLAFQVTQAEVHNRTLSRFYAVFASLLDEPALIAELRSCRTPDAIYQFLTNTFNREGNHETDRGNHQK; encoded by the coding sequence ATGACGATTAATCTGAGTTCCCGGGAGAAAAAAATAATAAAAACCTTGTTAAGCGCTGAAACCTACGTTTCGGTTGAGAATATCGCCAATCAAATGGATGTTTCTCCGAAAACGGTACGAAATGACCTGGAAAATATAAATAGCGCTTTAAAAATGTTAAAAATTGGAGAAATCATCAAAAAGCCGCGCAACGGGATCAGTCTGACTTTGGCGGCGGGTCAGGCCGAACGGCTGGAACAGTTGATCGCCCAGAGCGAGGTAGAGAGCAGGAACGACGGCCTGGTGGACCGCAAGCTTTATATCATCCGGAAGCTCCTGTTCAGCTATGAACGGTCTTTCACCATGCAGGAGATAGCCACCGCCCTCTATACCAGCCGCTCATCCGTGAGCAATCTTTTGAATGAGGTGGCTGACTGGTTCCGGCCGTTCGGCATCACCCTCTCGAAACGGCAGAATTATGGCATTGAGATTCATTATACCGAGTTGAACTGGCGGAAGGCGGCGGCGGATTTCTATCGGATGCTGCAGGAAGCGGGCGGGACAACGCCGGAGGCCGGCGCGCCGCAAAGCTTGTTTGAGGAACGGATCAGCCCCGCCGATCTGGCGCTGATCCGGCGAATGCTGGACGGTTTTGACGCCGCCAAAGCGGCGGCAGCCCTCAGCGATTTGGAACGGAACGAGCATTTCCGGTATACCTACGAATCGTATCTCCGGTTGGTGCTGCAGATCTCATTCAGCATCATCCGGCAGCGCAAACGCTGTCCAGTGGTTCTGCCGGCGGAGCAAGCGGCCATCGTCGCCCCCTCCCGTGAGTACCGGCTGGCGCAGGAGCTGGCCAAACCGCTCGAAAAAGGGTATCAAGTCCGTTTCACTGAGCCGGAAGTGCTCCATCTGGCCGCCTATATGCTCGCCTCGGATATTTCCGCTATCGAGGACGCGGCGGTGCGACGGGAGATATTCAGCCAGTCGGGCAAGCTGGAGCGGTTTTTCGAGGAATTGACCCGGTTTATCGACGATACGCTCCATGTCAACCTGGCACTGGATGAGAATTTCGCCGGCGATCTGCGGTTGCATTTACGATCAGCCGTCTACCGGCTCCAGTTTGCCATTCGGGTGCGGAATCCTTTTTTAGCCCAGATCAAAGAGGGCTATCCCACCATTTACGGTGCGGCCTGGGGTTCGAGCGTTTTATTTGAGAAATATTTCGATGTCGAGGTGAATGAGGACGAGATCGGTTACCTGACGCTGTACATCAGCGCCGCCGCTCAAAGGACCCCGGAAAAAGTCCGGGCGGTGGTGGTCTGTAATCACGGGATCGGTATCTCGCAACTGATCGCCGAAAGCGTGAAACGGACCGTTCCCGATCTGGAAGTGGTGGGAGTGCTATCCGCCGCTGAGTATCAGCGTTGGGACAGCGTCGCATACGATCTGGTCATCTCCACCCTGCCACTATTAACTCAGAGTAAGCCGGTGGTGACAGTCAATTCTATCCTGAAAGCCGCGGATATCGAAAGGATCGGCGAACAGATCCGTTTGTCCAAACGGAGCAAGATCCGGCAGGATGCCGCCGCCGACGGCCCGGTCCGGTGGGGCTTTTTTGATCCGGAGCTGATCTTCGTCGACTTGGATGCCGCCGACAAACAGGAGGTCATCCGTTATCTCGCTGCCGCGCTCGTGAAACGGGGCCGGGTCATGCCGGAATTCCTCCAGGCGGCGCTCGACCGGGAGAGCGCCATCTCTACCGCAGTCGGTCAAGGCATCGCCATTCCCCATGGCAATTCGCAATACGTGAAGCGGTCGGCGATTGCCGTGGCCCGCCTGAAACGACCGTTGCTCTGGGCGGAGCAGGAGAAAGTGGATCTCGTATTGCTACTGGCCTTTCAAGTGACGCAAGCGGAGGTCCATAACCGGACGCTGAGCCGTTTTTATGCCGTGTTCGCTTCCCTGCTGGATGAACCGGCGCTCATTGCCGAGCTCCGCTCCTGCCGGACACCGGATGCAATCTATCAGTTCTTAACCAATACATTCAATCGCGAGGGAAATCATGAAACAGATCGAGGTAATCATCAAAAATAA
- a CDS encoding HPr family phosphocarrier protein, whose translation MKQIEVIIKNKEGLHARPAMKFVETAAGFNSKIQVKKGPKSYNAKSMMAVLSIGAVQGENLTIVAEGDDEEAAVQALQKLLTEEPD comes from the coding sequence ATGAAACAGATCGAGGTAATCATCAAAAATAAGGAAGGCTTGCATGCCAGACCGGCCATGAAGTTTGTCGAGACGGCCGCCGGTTTTAACTCCAAGATTCAGGTGAAAAAAGGCCCCAAATCATATAATGCCAAAAGCATGATGGCGGTATTGAGTATCGGTGCCGTCCAGGGTGAAAACCTCACCATTGTGGCAGAGGGCGACGATGAGGAGGCCGCTGTCCAAGCGTTGCAAAAGCTGCTCACCGAAGAACCGGACTGA
- a CDS encoding PTS sugar transporter subunit IIA — protein MEIIDVINRNAIDLQLQVTHKQAALEALTELLWRDGAIRSREEFLADVMLREAEGKTGIGGAIAIPHGKSDSVVRTCIAIGRVDRGIEWETLDGNPVKLIILFAVDNQHRDHLHVKLMAKVAGALADEAVCEALLQAATPQDVLDIFESNA, from the coding sequence ATGGAAATTATCGATGTTATCAATCGCAATGCCATCGACCTGCAGCTGCAGGTGACTCATAAGCAAGCTGCCTTGGAGGCGCTAACCGAACTTTTGTGGCGGGACGGCGCCATCCGTTCGCGGGAAGAATTCCTGGCCGATGTCATGCTGCGCGAGGCGGAGGGGAAGACGGGTATCGGCGGTGCTATCGCCATTCCCCACGGCAAGTCCGACAGCGTGGTGCGAACCTGTATCGCCATTGGCAGGGTCGATCGGGGGATCGAATGGGAGACCCTTGACGGCAATCCGGTCAAACTCATCATCTTATTCGCAGTTGACAATCAGCACCGCGACCATCTCCATGTCAAGCTCATGGCCAAAGTGGCCGGGGCCCTGGCGGACGAGGCGGTCTGCGAGGCATTGTTGCAAGCGGCTACGCCCCAGGATGTACTGGACATTTTCGAAAGCAACGCGTAG
- a CDS encoding PTS fructose transporter subunit IIB, with product MNIVGVTACTAGIAHTYIAKEKIMKAAKELGHDARIETQGTIGVEDELTAAEIQNADVVIIASDINISGKERFKGKKVVEVPTATVVKSPKTLIQKIEEKLKG from the coding sequence ATGAATATTGTTGGAGTTACCGCTTGTACCGCCGGTATCGCTCACACGTATATCGCCAAAGAGAAGATCATGAAGGCGGCCAAGGAGTTGGGGCACGACGCCCGGATCGAAACCCAAGGCACCATCGGGGTGGAGGATGAGCTGACCGCGGCCGAAATCCAAAACGCCGATGTGGTGATCATCGCCTCGGATATCAATATTTCCGGCAAAGAACGGTTTAAGGGGAAAAAAGTCGTCGAGGTGCCGACCGCGACGGTGGTGAAATCGCCCAAGACCTTGATTCAAAAGATTGAGGAGAAACTGAAGGGTTGA
- a CDS encoding PTS fructose transporter subunit IIC → MKKGGFQIKKHLLTGVSYMLPVVVVGGLCMALAKILGGPLVGDQVDTIPWMINSIGAAAMTFVVPVLAAGVAYSIADRPGIAPGLFMGLIATNIKAGFLGGVLGALLVGYLLLWLKDHLKMPKSMQGLKSIMVLPLLSSLIIGLLMMGLLGKPIAIFQEAILSWMKAMQGGSRFVLGAIIGAMMGFDLGGPVNKTASLFTNALLAEKVYGPEAIKIIGGMVPPLGVALSVLLTRKKYTRAEVESAKAAFPLGLCFITEGVLPFAASDPLRVIPACTIGAAVAGGLALMWGAGSPLPHGGVFAIPFMEHPVQFIIALIIGSVVTAALLSLFKPEKPADADETLSEEEESLDDLEIKLDL, encoded by the coding sequence ATGAAAAAAGGCGGATTTCAAATTAAAAAGCACTTGTTGACCGGCGTGTCCTATATGCTTCCGGTCGTCGTTGTCGGCGGTCTGTGTATGGCCCTGGCCAAGATTTTAGGCGGTCCCCTGGTGGGCGACCAAGTGGATACCATTCCCTGGATGATTAATTCCATCGGCGCGGCCGCCATGACCTTTGTCGTACCGGTGCTGGCCGCCGGCGTTGCCTATTCCATCGCCGACCGGCCGGGGATCGCGCCCGGTCTGTTCATGGGACTCATCGCCACCAACATCAAGGCCGGTTTTCTCGGCGGAGTCCTGGGCGCGCTATTGGTCGGCTATTTGTTGTTGTGGCTCAAGGACCATCTGAAGATGCCCAAGAGCATGCAAGGTTTGAAGTCCATCATGGTCCTGCCGCTGCTTTCCTCGCTGATCATCGGCTTGCTGATGATGGGCCTGTTGGGCAAGCCCATCGCCATCTTCCAAGAAGCCATCCTCTCCTGGATGAAGGCGATGCAAGGCGGTTCCCGTTTTGTACTGGGCGCGATCATCGGAGCCATGATGGGCTTCGACCTGGGCGGTCCGGTCAATAAGACCGCGTCGCTGTTCACCAATGCCTTATTGGCCGAGAAGGTTTACGGTCCCGAGGCCATCAAGATCATCGGCGGCATGGTTCCGCCCCTGGGCGTGGCATTGTCGGTTCTCTTAACCCGCAAGAAATATACCCGGGCCGAGGTCGAATCGGCCAAGGCCGCTTTCCCGCTGGGATTGTGCTTCATCACCGAAGGCGTGTTGCCCTTTGCCGCGAGCGACCCGTTGCGGGTCATTCCGGCCTGCACGATCGGGGCGGCGGTCGCGGGCGGACTGGCCCTCATGTGGGGCGCGGGCTCTCCCTTGCCGCACGGCGGGGTGTTCGCGATTCCTTTCATGGAGCACCCGGTCCAGTTCATCATCGCCCTGATCATCGGCAGCGTGGTGACAGCGGCCTTGCTGTCGCTCTTCAAACCGGAAAAACCGGCGGACGCCGACGAAACCCTCTCCGAAGAGGAAGAGAGCCTCGACGATCTGGAGATCAAGCTGGACCTGTAA
- a CDS encoding class II fructose-bisphosphate aldolase — protein sequence MYVTMKKLLDDAHQHGYAVIAANCINLEMARGIIDAAIEENAPIILNIGQGQMTNHADGELMSGLIQRLAQRTPVPIALNLDHGKDYERLTHAFRHGFSSVMIDASQYPLEENIRLTQEIVKLAHSQGVTVEAELGKVGMASQGDQGNQSFFTDPEEAKYFVAQTQVDALAVAIGTAHGSYPKGMEPKIDFERLKAIKALLNMPLVLHGGSNSGDENIRQAVAHGINKINVATDNFNACRDFLARQLAEHPDTDFLRLMIDMENAVKESTRRYIRLSGSAGRAAHFVFKNERAARQVDTTSHE from the coding sequence ATGTATGTAACGATGAAAAAGTTGTTGGACGACGCGCACCAACATGGTTATGCCGTCATCGCCGCCAACTGCATCAATCTGGAGATGGCCCGGGGCATCATCGACGCGGCCATCGAGGAGAATGCGCCGATCATCCTGAATATCGGCCAGGGGCAGATGACCAACCACGCCGACGGCGAACTGATGTCCGGCCTCATTCAAAGGCTGGCCCAACGGACGCCGGTGCCGATCGCCCTCAATCTCGACCACGGCAAGGACTACGAACGGCTCACCCACGCCTTCCGGCACGGCTTCTCGTCGGTCATGATCGATGCCTCCCAATATCCGTTGGAAGAGAATATTCGCTTGACCCAGGAAATCGTCAAGCTGGCCCATTCCCAGGGCGTCACCGTCGAAGCGGAGTTAGGCAAGGTCGGCATGGCCAGTCAGGGCGATCAGGGCAATCAAAGTTTCTTTACCGACCCGGAGGAAGCCAAGTATTTTGTGGCTCAGACCCAGGTGGACGCGCTGGCGGTGGCCATCGGCACCGCCCACGGCAGCTATCCCAAGGGGATGGAGCCGAAGATCGACTTCGAACGGCTCAAGGCGATCAAAGCACTGTTGAACATGCCCTTGGTGCTGCATGGCGGCTCCAACTCCGGGGACGAGAATATCCGCCAAGCCGTCGCGCACGGGATCAATAAAATCAATGTCGCCACCGACAATTTCAACGCCTGCCGCGACTTCCTTGCGCGGCAGCTGGCCGAGCACCCGGATACCGATTTCCTGCGGCTGATGATCGACATGGAGAACGCGGTCAAAGAGTCGACCCGGCGTTATATCCGTCTCTCCGGTTCCGCCGGCCGGGCCGCTCATTTCGTTTTTAAGAACGAGCGCGCGGCGCGGCAGGTGGATACGACCAGCCACGAGTGA
- the ptsP gene encoding phosphoenolpyruvate--protein phosphotransferase, protein MVVIQGNAGAPGIAAGRVLVKRARAAAIVRNGVADREREIARLEAARRECIAQTTQMYEYTLREIGEQEAAIFKAHRLMLQDDEFFAEVAAAIRADGVNAEWALQEAEGRLTGLFAGMETAYLQERAADVRDVVQSVIDRLLGEGDAWPETPDQGPLILAAHDLTPSDTLKLDKGSLAGLLTEVGGTTSHTVILAKTLGIPAITGISRLLERVPHGATLMMDGTAGAVYLDPEPRVREELLARKAAQERRQRAAAVVARQAAFTRDGRRIRVCGNLGDLEECDAILQNGGEGIGLYRTEFLYMGHSDYPSEAEQFAAYQTIARKLQGNEVVIRTLDIGGDKKLSYLELPREDNPFLGYRAIRIGLNEPELLLTQLQAILRASAFGNVKIMFPMIVTLEELLQAKRLVAEAGRQLRREGAAFNERIPVGIMIETPAAAVMARALAREADFFSIGSNDLIQYVTAADRLNAKVQYLYDPRNLAVLRLIRQVADAAHAAGIPVSVCGEMASDEKLLPLLVGMGIDKFSATPNAIPRLKLAIGRLNAGELRPAAEQILECSLIDEVERGLAALHAQYLEDDVAEQC, encoded by the coding sequence ATGGTAGTGATTCAAGGGAACGCCGGGGCGCCGGGGATCGCGGCCGGCCGGGTCCTGGTGAAACGGGCCCGGGCGGCGGCGATCGTCAGAAACGGCGTAGCCGACCGGGAACGGGAGATCGCCCGGCTGGAGGCGGCGCGCCGGGAATGCATCGCGCAGACCACTCAGATGTACGAGTACACGCTGCGGGAGATCGGGGAGCAGGAGGCGGCGATTTTCAAGGCGCACCGTCTGATGCTCCAGGATGACGAGTTCTTCGCCGAGGTCGCGGCCGCCATCCGCGCCGACGGGGTCAACGCCGAATGGGCGCTGCAAGAGGCGGAAGGACGGCTGACCGGACTCTTCGCGGGGATGGAAACAGCCTACCTGCAAGAGCGGGCCGCCGATGTGAGGGACGTCGTCCAATCCGTCATCGACAGGCTGCTCGGCGAGGGGGATGCGTGGCCGGAAACGCCGGATCAAGGCCCGCTTATCCTGGCCGCCCATGATCTGACGCCCTCGGATACGTTGAAACTGGACAAAGGGAGCCTGGCCGGGCTGCTGACCGAGGTCGGCGGAACCACTTCCCACACCGTCATCCTCGCCAAGACGCTGGGGATTCCGGCGATCACCGGCATCAGCCGGCTGCTGGAACGGGTCCCCCATGGCGCAACCTTGATGATGGACGGGACGGCCGGCGCGGTCTACCTCGATCCGGAACCCCGGGTCCGGGAGGAGCTGCTGGCCCGCAAGGCCGCGCAGGAACGGCGGCAGCGGGCGGCGGCGGTCGTCGCCCGCCAAGCGGCGTTCACCCGGGACGGCCGGCGGATCCGGGTCTGCGGCAACCTCGGCGACTTGGAGGAGTGCGATGCCATCCTGCAAAACGGCGGTGAAGGCATTGGTCTGTACCGCACCGAGTTTCTCTATATGGGCCATTCGGACTATCCGTCCGAGGCGGAGCAGTTTGCTGCCTATCAGACGATCGCCCGGAAACTGCAAGGCAACGAAGTGGTGATCCGGACCCTGGACATCGGCGGCGACAAAAAGCTCAGCTATCTGGAGCTGCCGAGGGAGGATAACCCTTTCCTCGGCTACCGGGCGATCCGGATCGGCTTGAACGAGCCGGAGCTGCTCCTGACCCAACTCCAGGCGATCCTGCGCGCCAGCGCCTTTGGAAATGTCAAAATCATGTTTCCGATGATCGTCACCCTGGAAGAACTGCTCCAGGCCAAGCGGCTGGTGGCCGAGGCCGGCCGGCAGTTGCGCCGGGAAGGAGCGGCCTTTAACGAACGGATCCCCGTCGGGATCATGATCGAAACCCCGGCGGCGGCGGTGATGGCGAGGGCGCTGGCCCGGGAGGCGGACTTTTTCAGCATTGGGTCCAATGACCTGATTCAATACGTGACCGCCGCCGACCGGCTCAATGCCAAGGTACAATATCTCTATGACCCGCGCAATCTCGCGGTGCTGCGGCTGATCCGGCAGGTCGCCGACGCCGCTCATGCGGCCGGGATTCCGGTGAGCGTCTGCGGTGAAATGGCCTCCGATGAAAAACTGCTTCCGCTGCTGGTCGGAATGGGTATCGACAAGTTCAGCGCGACCCCCAACGCCATTCCCCGCTTGAAGCTGGCCATCGGCCGGTTGAACGCGGGCGAGCTCCGGCCCGCTGCGGAGCAAATTCTGGAGTGTTCGCTCATTGACGAAGTCGAGCGGGGCCTGGCGGCACTGCACGCTCAGTACTTGGAGGACGATGTGGCGGAGCAGTGCTGA
- a CDS encoding LacI family DNA-binding transcriptional regulator, producing the protein MNIKEISKLAQVSTATVSNVLNNSPKVAQATRERVLRVIRETQYRPSTIAKSLKVKRTNLIGVISEDITVFNTPEIINGIDEYTENHGFHIILNNLRLYQRLGNHYADTAKYRNFIAEAVQILLSRQVDGIIYIGAHSRDISGIIEHLPVPIVYTYCYSAGAEDYAVNYDDEAAAYDAIQYLIDAGHRKIGVISGLYDSLQSQARFKGYQRALLDYKLLFNPAYLKAGDWERESGHALGKELLTLPDPPTAIFAMNDLMAGGVIDAANELGIAVPEGVSLIGFDNRECSKFFAPPLTTMALPLNEMGKQAVQILMNRIVGPQSATDAHDDRLKCTLVERQSVAKRVVSAAMPG; encoded by the coding sequence TTGAACATCAAGGAAATATCGAAACTGGCCCAAGTCTCGACCGCGACAGTCTCCAATGTGCTCAACAACTCGCCCAAAGTCGCCCAGGCCACCCGGGAAAGAGTGCTGCGGGTGATCCGTGAGACCCAGTACCGGCCCAGTACCATCGCCAAAAGCCTCAAAGTGAAGCGGACCAATCTGATCGGGGTGATCTCGGAGGACATCACCGTTTTTAACACCCCGGAGATCATCAATGGCATCGATGAGTACACCGAGAACCACGGCTTTCACATCATCCTGAACAATCTGCGGCTGTATCAACGGCTCGGCAATCATTACGCCGACACCGCCAAATACCGCAATTTCATCGCGGAAGCGGTCCAGATCCTGCTGAGCCGGCAGGTGGACGGGATTATCTATATCGGAGCCCATTCGCGGGACATCTCGGGGATCATCGAGCACCTGCCCGTGCCCATCGTCTATACGTACTGCTATTCGGCTGGCGCGGAGGATTATGCGGTGAATTACGATGACGAGGCCGCCGCTTACGATGCGATTCAGTATCTGATCGACGCCGGGCACCGCAAGATCGGAGTCATCAGCGGCTTATACGATTCGTTGCAGAGCCAGGCGCGGTTCAAGGGCTACCAGCGGGCGCTGCTCGATTATAAGCTGTTATTCAATCCGGCCTATTTGAAGGCCGGGGACTGGGAACGGGAGTCCGGCCATGCGCTGGGCAAGGAACTTTTGACGCTGCCCGACCCGCCGACGGCGATCTTCGCCATGAACGATCTGATGGCCGGCGGGGTGATCGACGCCGCCAATGAGCTCGGGATCGCCGTTCCCGAGGGGGTTTCGCTGATCGGCTTCGATAACCGGGAGTGCAGCAAGTTTTTCGCGCCGCCCTTGACCACCATGGCCCTGCCCCTGAATGAAATGGGCAAACAAGCGGTGCAAATCTTGATGAACCGGATCGTCGGGCCGCAATCCGCAACGGACGCGCACGATGATCGCTTGAAATGCACCCTGGTTGAACGGCAGTCCGTGGCAAAACGGGTAGTTTCCGCCGCCATGCCGGGATAG
- a CDS encoding glycoside hydrolase family 127 protein has translation MTVNRQLDSKQRFWAIPHRAVQIEDRFWQPRIAGNRRHSLPYQYQQLQSSGVLDNFKRVLGQADGAYAGPFWMDSDAYKWLEAASYSLATHPDPELEQWVDDTIALIAAAQERDGYLDTYFQWVEPDKKFTNLAMCHELYCAGHLFQAAVAHFEATGRRTLLNVACRLADHIDAIFGPGKLEAADGHEEIETALVDLYRVTGTERYLNLAIFFIGQRGKADSRFRWELGHLDEIAGKPGKPGLVNPQYYGSDEQYDGRYAQDHQPVAEQSEVVGHAVRAMYLYSAMADIVAETGDPRLLAALERLWQNVTTRRMYITGGIGPSNRNEGFTRDYDLPNDTSYAETCAAVGMIMWQHRMLQLTGEGRFADIMERVLYNGFLSGVALDSRKFFYDNPMQSAGDRHRQGWFECACCPPNIARLLASLGKYLYSRCADGVAVHLYVQGSARVSLDQGDPLILHQTTDYPWGDRIQLRLELDRPAEFALRLRIPGWCRRHGLRVNEEAADPAVENGYAVLRRRWEPGDRVELSLEMPVERVAAHPAVWQTMGRVALQRGPLVYCLEEADHPVPVARIVLSKDARFTVRFDPELLGGIALIEGEGWVPELQGWENTLYRPAGAEESYRKIPIKAVPYYAWDNREPGSMAVWISQDLIKQG, from the coding sequence GTGACCGTAAACCGCCAACTGGATTCCAAGCAACGCTTTTGGGCAATACCGCACCGGGCGGTGCAGATCGAAGACCGCTTCTGGCAACCCCGCATCGCGGGAAACCGCCGGCATTCGCTGCCCTATCAGTATCAGCAATTGCAGAGCAGCGGCGTGCTGGATAATTTCAAACGGGTCCTCGGCCAGGCGGACGGGGCCTATGCCGGGCCCTTCTGGATGGACTCCGACGCCTATAAATGGCTGGAAGCGGCCAGCTACTCCCTGGCCACCCATCCCGATCCGGAGCTGGAGCAATGGGTGGACGATACCATCGCGCTGATCGCCGCCGCGCAGGAGCGGGACGGGTACTTGGATACTTATTTTCAGTGGGTCGAGCCGGATAAGAAATTCACCAACCTGGCCATGTGCCACGAACTATACTGCGCCGGGCATTTGTTCCAGGCGGCGGTGGCCCACTTCGAAGCCACCGGCCGGCGGACGCTGCTGAATGTCGCCTGCCGCCTGGCCGATCATATCGACGCAATCTTCGGCCCGGGCAAATTGGAGGCGGCCGACGGCCACGAGGAGATCGAGACCGCCCTGGTCGACCTGTACCGGGTCACCGGAACCGAACGCTATTTGAACCTGGCCATCTTCTTCATCGGCCAGCGCGGCAAGGCCGATTCCCGCTTCCGGTGGGAGTTGGGCCACCTGGACGAGATCGCCGGCAAGCCCGGCAAGCCGGGACTGGTCAACCCCCAATACTACGGGAGCGATGAGCAGTATGACGGCCGCTATGCCCAGGACCATCAGCCCGTGGCCGAACAGAGCGAGGTGGTTGGCCATGCGGTGCGGGCCATGTACTTGTACAGCGCCATGGCCGACATCGTCGCCGAGACCGGCGACCCCCGGCTGTTGGCTGCGCTGGAACGGCTCTGGCAGAACGTCACCACGCGCCGGATGTACATTACCGGCGGGATCGGGCCTTCGAACCGCAACGAGGGATTCACCCGGGACTATGATCTCCCCAATGATACGTCCTATGCCGAAACCTGCGCCGCGGTGGGCATGATCATGTGGCAGCACCGGATGTTGCAGCTGACCGGGGAGGGCCGTTTCGCCGATATCATGGAGCGGGTACTCTATAACGGGTTCTTGTCCGGCGTAGCGCTGGACAGCCGGAAGTTTTTCTATGACAATCCGATGCAAAGCGCGGGGGACCGGCACCGCCAGGGCTGGTTTGAGTGCGCCTGTTGCCCGCCGAATATCGCCCGGCTCCTGGCTTCCCTGGGCAAGTATCTCTATTCGCGGTGCGCGGACGGGGTAGCGGTCCATCTGTACGTGCAAGGCTCGGCGCGGGTCAGCCTGGACCAAGGCGATCCGCTCATCCTTCATCAAACCACCGATTATCCCTGGGGGGACCGGATCCAGCTCCGGCTGGAGCTGGACCGGCCGGCCGAATTCGCGCTGCGCCTGCGGATCCCGGGCTGGTGCCGGCGCCATGGGTTGCGGGTGAATGAGGAAGCGGCGGACCCGGCTGTCGAGAACGGCTACGCCGTGCTGCGGCGGAGGTGGGAGCCAGGGGACCGGGTGGAACTGTCCCTAGAAATGCCGGTGGAGCGGGTGGCGGCCCATCCGGCGGTCTGGCAAACCATGGGCCGGGTCGCGCTCCAGCGGGGCCCCCTGGTCTATTGCCTGGAGGAGGCCGACCACCCGGTTCCGGTGGCGCGGATCGTCCTCTCGAAAGACGCCCGGTTCACCGTCCGGTTCGACCCGGAGCTCCTGGGGGGGATCGCGCTCATCGAGGGGGAAGGGTGGGTCCCGGAACTTCAGGGCTGGGAGAATACCTTGTACCGGCCGGCCGGAGCGGAGGAGTCCTACCGGAAGATCCCCATTAAAGCCGTTCCTTATTATGCTTGGGATAACCGCGAACCCGGTTCGATGGCGGTTTGGATATCTCAGGATTTGATAAAGCAGGGATAA